In methanogenic archaeon ISO4-H5, the following are encoded in one genomic region:
- a CDS encoding monomethylamine methyltransferase MtmB1, translating into MAVSRFVDVFEAYDRFANGKRVTEQQWDYEIIPRRAKMLKESYDLFFGHEIIPTDDEMCDRLFMAGMDMLLSCGIYCNDLGKALSLEEEEIYQGLKMAPKKLTLGTGKDKCTLKPRRGNSFRKPIVEGGPTGAPISENIFEKVISTYAQEPMVDGIVSGVINTINGRSVVTDSPWEIKATMSEIRHIREAVSMAGRPGMGIOGPETPLSAVGRMSASMVNNGLRSCDCHECSQMNELKVNSSFMNMIAGWHLSGDTIMIEQMPIMGGYVSSVEETAICDVAATLASFVLFNCDIHLDGPVHIRWGNTSNRECLQVAAHAARALDTNTDVLLANQYYTIAGPCTEMCLLEVAAQAIVDTVSGRELLSGVAPGKGVLQDRATGLEARMLGEASSAACGMSIEAANSIVDSILHRYELNYHSAPMGKKFQECYDLDTLRPSQEYLDIYENAMHTISLCGMDF; encoded by the coding sequence ATGGCAGTAAGCAGATTCGTCGATGTTTTCGAAGCCTACGATCGCTTCGCCAATGGAAAGAGGGTTACCGAGCAGCAGTGGGATTACGAGATCATTCCCCGCAGGGCCAAGATGCTCAAAGAGAGTTACGACCTGTTCTTCGGGCACGAGATTATCCCCACCGATGACGAGATGTGCGACAGGCTCTTTATGGCCGGCATGGATATGCTTCTCAGCTGCGGCATCTACTGCAACGACCTCGGAAAGGCGCTTTCTCTCGAGGAAGAGGAGATCTATCAGGGTCTCAAGATGGCGCCTAAGAAGCTGACCCTCGGTACCGGCAAGGATAAATGCACACTCAAGCCCCGCAGGGGCAATTCATTCAGGAAACCCATTGTAGAGGGAGGACCCACGGGTGCCCCCATCAGCGAGAACATTTTCGAAAAAGTAATCTCCACCTATGCCCAGGAACCGATGGTCGACGGTATAGTGTCAGGTGTTATCAACACCATCAACGGACGTTCGGTTGTCACCGACAGTCCCTGGGAGATCAAGGCTACCATGTCCGAGATCAGGCATATCCGCGAAGCGGTCAGCATGGCCGGACGCCCCGGTATGGGTATTTAGGGCCCCGAGACTCCCCTGTCTGCTGTGGGACGCATGTCCGCCAGCATGGTTAACAACGGACTTCGCAGCTGTGACTGCCACGAATGTTCCCAGATGAACGAGCTCAAGGTGAATTCCTCGTTCATGAACATGATTGCGGGATGGCATCTTTCCGGAGATACCATCATGATCGAGCAGATGCCCATCATGGGAGGATATGTCAGCAGCGTCGAGGAGACCGCCATCTGCGATGTGGCTGCCACCTTGGCTTCTTTCGTGCTCTTCAATTGCGATATCCATCTCGACGGACCCGTACACATCAGGTGGGGCAACACTTCCAACAGGGAGTGTCTCCAGGTTGCCGCTCACGCAGCCCGTGCATTGGACACCAATACCGATGTACTTCTCGCCAACCAGTACTATACGATTGCAGGTCCCTGCACCGAGATGTGTCTTCTCGAAGTGGCGGCACAAGCCATCGTCGACACCGTCTCCGGAAGGGAACTCCTTTCCGGTGTGGCACCTGGCAAAGGTGTTCTGCAGGACCGGGCCACCGGACTCGAGGCAAGGATGCTCGGAGAAGCATCCTCCGCAGCATGCGGTATGAGCATCGAGGCTGCCAACAGTATCGTAGACAGCATCCTGCACAGGTATGAGCTGAACTATCACAGCGCACCCATGGGTAAGAAGTTCCAGGAGTGTTATGACCTGGATACCCTCAGGCCCTCTCAGGAGTATCTCGACATCTACGAGAACGCCATGCACACGATCTCCCTGTGCGGCATGGATTTCTGA
- a CDS encoding pyrrolysine biosynthesis protein PylD yields the protein MTRLTNNDVKDLSENLGALEDFLVKNTGRTLKKLACEAVGMWEYAIDTKEYTCAVVPVTTGEGIISNFSESVRDICKWLGFEAFVTKKTDISGFKEALEQKPNIIFMADDVEFLAYNIEAKKASNNTFSTAKAYIAALSAASDMLIGKDVLIVGAGRVGSEMARLLVAKSANVTITDIDLDKAYAVQKANPRVKVAENVREAIRAHKYILNASPAHIETEDIQEGAIISSPGVPHTFDEEAKKKALIIHDPLAIGVAAMAMESAYYSYLGCRK from the coding sequence ATGACCAGACTAACAAACAACGATGTCAAAGATCTCTCCGAGAACCTCGGAGCACTCGAAGATTTCCTCGTGAAGAACACCGGCAGGACCCTTAAGAAACTGGCCTGTGAGGCAGTCGGCATGTGGGAGTATGCGATCGATACCAAGGAGTACACCTGCGCGGTTGTGCCAGTCACCACCGGAGAGGGAATCATCTCCAACTTTTCGGAGTCCGTGAGGGACATCTGCAAATGGCTGGGATTCGAGGCATTCGTCACCAAGAAGACCGACATCAGCGGATTCAAGGAGGCACTCGAGCAGAAGCCCAACATCATATTCATGGCCGACGACGTGGAGTTCCTCGCTTACAACATCGAGGCCAAGAAGGCATCCAACAACACCTTCAGCACCGCCAAGGCCTACATCGCCGCACTTTCCGCCGCATCCGACATGCTGATCGGAAAGGACGTCCTCATCGTCGGAGCCGGCAGGGTCGGCAGCGAGATGGCAAGGCTGCTGGTGGCCAAGAGCGCCAACGTCACCATCACCGACATTGACCTCGACAAGGCGTATGCCGTTCAGAAGGCCAACCCCCGTGTCAAGGTTGCAGAGAACGTACGCGAGGCCATCCGTGCCCACAAGTACATCCTGAACGCCTCTCCCGCACACATAGAGACCGAGGACATCCAGGAAGGAGCGATCATTTCCTCGCCCGGTGTGCCCCACACCTTCGATGAGGAGGCCAAGAAGAAGGCCCTCATCATCCACGATCCCCTTGCAATCGGTGTCGCCGCCATGGCCATGGAGAGTGCTTACTACTCCTACCTAGGCTGCAGAAAGTGA
- a CDS encoding monomethylamine corrinoid protein: MANEQIMADLQKAIETWDFKLADSATKAAIDAKIPVGEIIGDGLGKGMEVIGKRFDAAEIYLPQVVAASKAMEVALKILEPLMTAGAGALKGTVVFGTVEGDIHEIGKNVCCAMLRGAGYNVIDLGPDADGMKFMDAADENDADILAGSALMTTTLESQRELVQIRDEMENRAKVIVGGAPCSKEFADEIKADGYSATANEVIALCDSLIA, encoded by the coding sequence ATGGCAAACGAACAGATTATGGCCGACCTTCAGAAGGCCATCGAGACTTGGGACTTCAAACTCGCCGACTCTGCCACCAAGGCAGCAATCGACGCAAAGATTCCCGTCGGAGAGATCATCGGAGATGGACTCGGAAAGGGAATGGAAGTCATCGGAAAGAGGTTCGACGCAGCAGAGATCTACCTGCCTCAGGTTGTTGCAGCATCTAAGGCAATGGAGGTCGCACTCAAAATCCTCGAGCCCCTCATGACCGCCGGTGCAGGCGCACTCAAGGGAACCGTCGTATTCGGAACTGTCGAGGGAGACATCCACGAGATCGGAAAGAACGTCTGCTGTGCAATGCTCCGCGGAGCCGGTTACAACGTCATCGACCTTGGACCTGACGCGGACGGAATGAAATTCATGGACGCTGCCGACGAGAACGACGCAGACATCCTCGCAGGATCCGCACTCATGACCACCACCCTCGAATCCCAGAGGGAGCTTGTCCAGATCAGGGACGAGATGGAGAACAGGGCAAAAGTCATCGTCGGAGGTGCACCCTGCTCCAAGGAGTTCGCCGACGAAATCAAGGCCGACGGATACTCTGCAACCGCAAACGAAGTCATCGCACTCTGCGACAGCCTGATCGCTTGA
- a CDS encoding pyrrolysine biosynthesis radical SAM protein PylB produces the protein MDLYDTIKTWEDGQKPTVDEMEAVLSYNDPDFNNALYQAASRVRDREFGNKIFMYGFVYFSTYCKNECAFCYYRRTNEIERYRKNKEEVLEISAGLEKAGINLVDLTMGEDPKLYADDYKGIVDIVKSVRDTVDTGIMVSPGAVSKETMPRLRAAGGDILAVYQETCNRDLFAKMRLKQDYDFRMNQRVWAREAGMLTEDGMLVGIGDTPRDRAEHIKIMGDMKCNQIRAMTFIPQKGTPLQNIAPPVDYTDELKAIAVMRLAYPDALIPASLDVEGTAGLKSRVAAGASVITSIVPPDIGLAGVAQPEFNINDGHRSIDYVRNLAESLGRREATMKEFWDYYESHRPEATLRC, from the coding sequence ATGGATCTATACGATACTATCAAGACCTGGGAAGATGGACAGAAGCCTACCGTCGACGAGATGGAAGCAGTCCTTTCTTACAATGACCCAGACTTCAATAATGCACTCTATCAGGCAGCCTCCCGCGTCAGGGACAGGGAGTTCGGCAACAAGATCTTCATGTACGGCTTCGTGTACTTCTCGACCTACTGCAAGAACGAGTGCGCATTCTGCTATTACCGCCGGACCAACGAGATCGAGCGCTACAGGAAGAATAAGGAGGAGGTCCTGGAGATCTCCGCCGGGCTCGAGAAAGCCGGCATCAATCTGGTGGACCTCACCATGGGCGAGGACCCCAAACTCTATGCCGACGATTACAAAGGAATCGTGGATATCGTCAAGAGTGTCAGGGACACCGTCGATACCGGAATCATGGTCTCTCCCGGAGCGGTCTCCAAGGAGACCATGCCCCGCCTGAGGGCAGCCGGAGGGGACATACTTGCCGTTTACCAGGAGACCTGCAACAGGGACCTCTTCGCGAAGATGAGGCTCAAGCAGGATTACGACTTCCGTATGAACCAGAGGGTCTGGGCCAGGGAAGCGGGCATGCTCACCGAGGACGGTATGCTGGTCGGCATCGGCGACACCCCCAGGGACCGTGCCGAACACATCAAGATTATGGGCGACATGAAGTGCAATCAGATCCGCGCCATGACCTTCATCCCCCAGAAGGGAACCCCTCTGCAGAACATCGCCCCGCCTGTGGATTACACCGACGAGCTGAAGGCCATAGCCGTCATGAGGCTCGCATACCCAGACGCTCTCATTCCCGCCAGTCTCGACGTGGAAGGAACCGCCGGACTCAAGAGCAGGGTCGCGGCTGGTGCCAGCGTCATCACCTCCATCGTGCCTCCCGACATTGGACTCGCAGGAGTGGCGCAGCCCGAGTTCAACATTAATGACGGCCACCGTTCCATCGATTACGTGAGGAACCTGGCGGAGAGCCTCGGCCGCCGCGAGGCCACCATGAAGGAGTTCTGGGACTATTATGAGTCACACCGCCCGGAGGCGACCCTCAGATGCTGA
- a CDS encoding pyrrolysine--tRNA ligase PylS: MTCKLTDPQIQRLREYGHEPKNESEFETEEERDKAFTKMMSKLQRENEKGIRDMIANPRHHRLMELELQLSEALIKEGFIEVKTPILISKAELAKMTIDENHPLYQQVFWVDDKRCLRPMHAINLYNIMRELRGHTDGPVKFFEIGSCFRAESHSNDHLEEFTMLNLVDMGPQGDTTEKIKHYIDIVMKTIGLDYELVHEESDVYKETIDVEVDGEEVCSAAVGPHYLDKAHNINEPWCGAGFGLERLIMMRDGDGSVKKTGKSVNYLNGYKIN; encoded by the coding sequence ATGACATGCAAACTGACGGACCCGCAAATCCAGCGTCTGAGAGAGTACGGCCACGAGCCGAAGAACGAGAGCGAATTCGAGACTGAAGAAGAGCGCGACAAGGCCTTCACCAAGATGATGTCCAAGCTCCAGAGGGAGAACGAGAAGGGCATCCGCGACATGATCGCCAATCCCCGCCACCACCGCCTGATGGAACTCGAACTTCAGCTGTCCGAGGCGCTCATCAAGGAAGGATTCATCGAGGTCAAGACACCCATCCTCATCTCCAAGGCCGAGCTGGCCAAGATGACCATCGACGAGAACCACCCTCTGTACCAGCAGGTGTTCTGGGTCGATGATAAGCGCTGTCTCCGCCCTATGCATGCCATCAATCTCTACAACATCATGAGGGAACTGAGGGGACACACCGACGGTCCCGTCAAGTTCTTCGAGATCGGTTCCTGTTTCAGGGCCGAGTCCCACAGCAACGACCACCTCGAGGAGTTCACCATGCTGAACCTCGTGGACATGGGTCCCCAGGGCGATACCACCGAGAAGATCAAGCATTACATCGACATCGTCATGAAGACCATCGGACTGGATTACGAACTGGTCCACGAGGAATCCGATGTCTACAAGGAGACCATCGACGTGGAGGTTGACGGTGAAGAAGTCTGTTCTGCCGCCGTCGGACCCCACTACCTCGACAAGGCCCACAATATCAACGAGCCCTGGTGCGGAGCAGGTTTCGGTCTGGAACGTCTCATCATGATGAGGGACGGCGACGGAAGCGTGAAGAAGACCGGGAAGTCCGTCAACTACCTCAACGGGTACAAGATTAACTGA
- a CDS encoding monomethylamine methyltransferase MtmB2 codes for MAATRPLTVIDVYERFVKGKKVPENEWDYTIIPQNLTALKEKYKLKFEPGQSVPEDNETKNALFQAGLEMLSTVGFYCQDLGRVMHVTEEEIWEGIKKTPKKLILGEGRDIARFYPRHGNSPVKPIIQGGPTGSPVSEEMFIKIMQSYAQEAVVDDLVDGVMDTVEGKKAKSGTPYEIRATMQELRMTKEARTRAGRPGLGVOGPETPLTVGGRLVADCPNAGHRITDAHECSQLNELKMDLCGLNMLAGWTVSGDTIMIEQMPIFGGYTGGVEETAISDVATTLASFALFSGNFHLDGPIHIRWGVTTAKETLQVAGHAAAAIDNNTDLLIANQYYPMAGPCTEMCLLETATQAICDTVSGRELLSGSAAAKGVILDRFTGMEARVMGEAARCAAGQKVSDMNETIANLYKIYEPTYQNQDIGKTFQECYDVTTVKPTKEYLEVYDKALQTIRDCGLDIKH; via the coding sequence ATGGCAGCAACTAGGCCCCTTACCGTTATCGATGTATACGAGAGGTTCGTCAAGGGAAAGAAAGTCCCCGAGAACGAGTGGGATTACACCATCATCCCCCAGAACCTGACCGCTCTCAAAGAGAAGTACAAACTCAAATTCGAGCCCGGACAGTCCGTCCCTGAGGACAACGAGACCAAGAACGCCCTGTTCCAGGCCGGTCTTGAGATGCTCTCCACCGTCGGATTCTACTGTCAGGACCTCGGCCGTGTCATGCACGTCACTGAAGAGGAGATTTGGGAGGGAATCAAGAAGACCCCCAAGAAGCTCATTCTCGGAGAGGGAAGGGACATCGCAAGGTTCTACCCCAGGCACGGAAACAGTCCCGTCAAGCCCATCATCCAGGGAGGACCTACCGGATCCCCTGTATCCGAAGAGATGTTCATTAAGATCATGCAGTCCTACGCTCAGGAAGCAGTCGTTGATGACCTTGTCGACGGAGTTATGGACACTGTCGAGGGAAAGAAAGCCAAATCCGGAACCCCTTACGAAATCCGCGCTACCATGCAGGAGCTCAGGATGACCAAAGAGGCAAGGACTCGTGCCGGAAGGCCCGGACTCGGTGTCTAGGGACCCGAGACTCCTCTGACCGTCGGAGGAAGGCTTGTCGCTGACTGTCCCAACGCTGGACACAGGATCACCGACGCACACGAGTGCTCTCAGCTCAACGAACTCAAGATGGATCTCTGCGGACTCAACATGCTCGCAGGCTGGACCGTATCCGGCGACACCATCATGATCGAGCAGATGCCTATCTTCGGTGGATACACCGGTGGAGTCGAGGAGACCGCAATCTCCGATGTCGCAACCACCCTTGCATCCTTCGCTCTCTTCAGCGGAAACTTCCACCTTGACGGACCTATCCACATCAGGTGGGGAGTCACCACCGCAAAAGAGACCCTCCAGGTCGCTGGACACGCTGCAGCAGCTATCGACAACAACACCGATCTGCTCATCGCTAACCAGTACTACCCCATGGCAGGACCCTGCACTGAGATGTGTCTCCTCGAGACCGCAACCCAGGCAATCTGTGATACCGTCTCCGGAAGGGAGCTTCTCTCCGGATCCGCAGCTGCAAAGGGAGTTATCCTTGACAGGTTCACCGGAATGGAGGCCCGTGTCATGGGAGAGGCTGCCCGCTGCGCCGCTGGACAGAAAGTGTCCGACATGAACGAGACCATCGCCAACCTGTACAAGATCTACGAGCCTACCTACCAGAACCAGGACATCGGAAAGACCTTCCAGGAGTGCTACGACGTTACCACCGTCAAGCCCACCAAGGAGTACCTCGAGGTCTACGACAAGGCTCTCCAGACCATCAGGGACTGCGGTCTCGACATCAAACACTGA
- a CDS encoding pyrrolysine biosynthesis protein PylC produces the protein MLIGIVGGILQGMEAVYLCKHAGYTSMVIDKRKDAPALSLADRAEVCDILQEPERAKALFSECDAVIPAVENLEVLEFLSKTVPECGTPLLFDMESYKISCSKEKSNELMARIGTPIPQPWPECGFPIIVKPSCQSGSIGVSAVNNEEERQRALKVIEKLGDTPIQQEFVSGKSVSIEVIGNGSTAKAYVTTEVVLDSNYDCKQIICEPRVLPEADEEQFIKIGKELGEGLGLNALMDVEAIFTKKGLRVLEIDARIPSQTPACICAATGINLLEELVCSKLGKETGKVPRKGYASYEHFIVRGTTLSTCGEKEFSHVQNPMYLEDFMGADEVITDYRSGTYECRFTVINHGDSYQDVVHKKKQFITSIMENLELEEFVDKSPDMI, from the coding sequence ATGCTGATAGGAATCGTCGGAGGCATCCTTCAGGGTATGGAGGCAGTTTACCTATGCAAGCATGCGGGATACACCTCTATGGTCATCGACAAGAGGAAGGATGCTCCCGCCCTCTCCCTCGCGGACCGGGCCGAAGTGTGCGATATCCTCCAGGAACCCGAGAGGGCCAAAGCACTCTTCTCCGAATGCGATGCGGTCATCCCCGCCGTGGAGAACCTGGAGGTCCTCGAGTTCCTGAGCAAGACCGTCCCGGAATGCGGTACCCCTCTCCTGTTCGACATGGAATCCTACAAGATCTCCTGCTCCAAGGAGAAGTCCAACGAGCTGATGGCGCGCATCGGCACTCCCATCCCCCAGCCTTGGCCGGAGTGCGGATTCCCAATCATCGTGAAACCGTCCTGTCAGAGCGGCAGTATCGGTGTCAGCGCGGTCAACAACGAGGAGGAGAGGCAGAGGGCGCTCAAGGTCATCGAGAAACTCGGCGATACTCCCATCCAGCAGGAGTTCGTCTCGGGGAAGAGCGTATCCATAGAGGTCATCGGCAACGGCAGTACCGCCAAGGCCTACGTGACTACCGAGGTGGTCCTCGATTCCAATTACGACTGCAAGCAGATCATCTGCGAACCCCGTGTCCTGCCCGAGGCCGACGAGGAGCAGTTCATAAAGATCGGAAAGGAGCTCGGAGAGGGTCTGGGACTGAACGCCCTCATGGATGTGGAGGCCATCTTCACCAAGAAAGGGCTCAGGGTACTGGAGATCGACGCCAGGATTCCCAGTCAGACCCCTGCCTGCATCTGCGCCGCCACCGGCATCAATCTTCTGGAGGAGCTGGTCTGTTCCAAGCTCGGGAAGGAGACCGGCAAGGTCCCCAGAAAGGGATATGCCAGCTATGAGCATTTCATCGTCCGCGGAACGACCCTGTCGACCTGCGGTGAGAAAGAGTTCAGTCACGTTCAGAACCCCATGTACCTGGAGGACTTCATGGGTGCCGACGAGGTCATAACCGATTACCGCAGCGGTACCTACGAGTGCAGATTCACCGTAATCAACCACGGCGACTCCTACCAGGACGTGGTCCACAAGAAGAAACAGTTTATCACCAGTATAATGGAAAATCTCGAACTCGAGGAGTTCGTGGACAAATCACCGGATATGATATGA